Proteins from a genomic interval of Streptomyces sp. NBC_01445:
- the cysD gene encoding sulfate adenylyltransferase subunit CysD → MTTVAPTTGEETDSPYALSHLDALESEAVHIFREVAGEFERPVILFSGGKDSIVMLHLALKAFAPAPVPFTLLHVDTGHNFPEVLEYRDRVVAEHGLRLHVASVQEYIDRGALKERPDGTRNPLQTVPLTEKIQAERFDAVFGGGRRDEEKARAKERVFSLRDEFSQWDPRRQRPELWQLYNGRHAPGEHVRVFPLSNWTELDVWQYIAREGIALPEIYFAHERDVFKRSGMWLTAGEWGGPKDGESVEKRLIRYRTVGDMSCTGAVDSDATTLDAVIAEIAASRLTERGATRADDKMSEAAMEDRKREGYF, encoded by the coding sequence ATGACGACCGTCGCACCCACCACAGGCGAAGAGACCGACAGCCCGTACGCGCTCTCGCACCTGGACGCCCTCGAGTCCGAGGCCGTGCACATCTTCCGTGAGGTCGCGGGCGAGTTCGAGCGGCCGGTGATCCTCTTCTCCGGCGGCAAGGACTCCATCGTGATGCTGCACCTGGCGCTGAAGGCGTTCGCGCCGGCGCCGGTGCCGTTCACGCTGCTGCACGTCGACACCGGGCACAACTTCCCCGAGGTCCTCGAGTACCGCGACCGGGTCGTCGCCGAGCACGGCCTGCGGCTGCACGTCGCGTCCGTGCAGGAGTACATCGACCGCGGCGCCCTCAAGGAGCGCCCGGACGGGACGCGCAACCCGCTGCAGACGGTGCCGCTGACGGAGAAGATCCAGGCGGAGCGCTTCGACGCGGTCTTCGGCGGCGGGCGCCGCGACGAGGAGAAGGCGCGCGCCAAGGAGCGCGTGTTCTCCCTGCGCGACGAGTTCTCCCAGTGGGACCCGCGCCGCCAGCGCCCCGAGTTGTGGCAGCTCTACAACGGCCGCCACGCCCCCGGCGAGCACGTGCGCGTCTTCCCGCTGTCCAACTGGACCGAGCTCGACGTGTGGCAGTACATCGCCCGCGAGGGCATCGCACTGCCGGAGATCTACTTCGCCCACGAGCGGGACGTCTTCAAGCGCTCCGGCATGTGGCTGACCGCCGGTGAGTGGGGCGGCCCCAAGGACGGCGAGAGCGTCGAGAAGCGCCTCATCCGCTACCGCACGGTCGGCGACATGTCGTGCACCGGCGCCGTCGACTCCGACGCGACGACGCTGGACGCCGTGATCGCCGAGATCGCCGCCTCCCGGCTCACCGAGCGGGGCGCGACCCGTGCCGACGACAAGATGTCCGAGGCCGCGATGGAAGACCGCAAGCGCGAGGGGTATTTCTAA
- a CDS encoding sulfate adenylyltransferase subunit 1, with protein MTTTTEQLADLSATTLLRFATAGSVDDGKSTLVGRLLHDSKSVLTDQLEAVEHASRNRGQETPDLALLTDGLRAEREQGITIDVAYRYFATARRRFILADTPGHVQYTRNMVTGASTADLAVVLVDARNGVIEQTRRHAAVAALLRVPHVVLAVNKMDLVDYAEPVFAKIAEEFTAYASDLGVPEITAIPISALAGDNVVEPSANMDWYGGPTVLEHLETVPVSHDLTSCHARLPVQVVIRPQTAEHPDYRGYAGQIAAGTFRVGESVTVLPSGRTSKVSGIDLLGKSVDVAWTPQSVTLLLEDDIDISRGDLIVPTGDAPATSQDVEATVCHVADQPLAVGQRVLLKHTTRTVKAIVKEIPSRLTLDDLSQHPEPGQLVANDIGRVKVRTAEPVALDDYADSRRTGSFLLIDPSDGTTLAAGMAGEAFGGKAHAAHAEETAPASDDDGWDF; from the coding sequence ATGACCACCACCACAGAGCAGTTGGCCGACCTGTCGGCCACCACCCTGCTGCGGTTCGCCACCGCCGGTTCCGTCGACGACGGCAAGTCCACGCTCGTGGGCCGCCTGCTCCACGACTCCAAGTCGGTCCTCACGGACCAGCTGGAGGCCGTCGAGCACGCGTCCCGCAACCGCGGTCAGGAGACGCCCGACCTGGCGCTGCTCACCGACGGCCTGCGCGCCGAGCGCGAGCAGGGCATCACCATCGACGTCGCCTACCGCTACTTCGCCACGGCCCGGCGCCGGTTCATCCTGGCCGACACCCCGGGCCATGTGCAGTACACCCGGAACATGGTGACCGGCGCGTCCACCGCCGACCTCGCCGTCGTCCTCGTCGACGCCCGCAACGGCGTCATCGAGCAGACCCGCCGGCACGCCGCCGTCGCCGCGCTGCTGCGCGTCCCGCACGTCGTGCTCGCGGTGAACAAGATGGACCTGGTCGACTACGCGGAGCCCGTCTTCGCGAAGATCGCCGAGGAGTTCACGGCGTACGCGTCCGACCTGGGCGTTCCCGAGATCACCGCGATCCCGATCTCCGCGCTCGCCGGTGACAACGTCGTGGAGCCGTCCGCGAACATGGACTGGTACGGCGGCCCGACCGTGCTCGAGCACCTGGAGACGGTCCCGGTCAGCCACGACCTGACGAGCTGCCACGCACGGCTGCCCGTGCAGGTCGTGATCCGCCCGCAGACCGCCGAGCACCCCGACTACCGCGGCTACGCGGGCCAGATCGCGGCCGGCACGTTCCGCGTCGGCGAGTCCGTCACCGTACTGCCGTCGGGCCGCACGTCGAAGGTCTCCGGGATCGACCTGCTGGGCAAGTCGGTCGACGTGGCCTGGACGCCGCAGTCGGTGACCCTCCTCCTGGAGGACGACATCGACATCTCGCGCGGCGACCTGATCGTGCCGACCGGCGACGCGCCCGCCACCTCGCAGGACGTCGAGGCGACCGTCTGCCACGTGGCCGACCAGCCTCTCGCCGTCGGCCAGCGCGTGCTGCTCAAGCACACGACACGCACGGTCAAGGCGATCGTCAAGGAGATCCCCTCGCGGCTCACCCTGGACGATCTGTCCCAGCACCCCGAGCCGGGACAGCTCGTCGCCAACGACATCGGCCGCGTCAAGGTCCGCACCGCCGAGCCGGTCGCGCTCGACGACTACGCCGACTCGCGCCGCACCGGTTCGTTCCTCCTCATCGACCCGTCCGACGGGACGACGCTCGCCGCCGGCATGGCGGGCGAGGCGTTCGGCGGCAAGGCGCATGCGGCCCACGCGGAAGAGACCGCGCCGGCCTCGGACGACGACGGCTGGGACTTCTAG
- a CDS encoding aliphatic sulfonate ABC transporter substrate-binding protein: MPANSASWRRGLAAVAALPLLALAATACGYGSDAKDDTSGKTNVAAKGKKLSADTVKIGYFGNLTHGTALVGNQKGFFQKELQGTQAKYQIFNAGPSEIEALNGGSIDIGWIGPSPSINGFTKSQGKSLRIIGGSASGGVKLVVNPKKIKSLDDVKGKKIATPQLGNTQDVAFLNWIAEKGWKVDANSGKGDVSVVRTDNKITPDAYKSGSVDGAWVPEPTASKLVAEGGKVLLDESDLWPDKKFVITNIIVSQKFLKEHPDVVEAVLRGSVKTNAWINANPDEAKAAANKQLAADSGKALPANVLDPAWKSIQFTDDPLASTLGTEATHAVKAGLLEKPDLKGIYDLAPLNKVLKAEGKGAVADAGLGVK, from the coding sequence GTGCCTGCCAACTCCGCCTCCTGGCGCCGCGGCCTCGCCGCCGTCGCCGCCCTGCCGCTCCTCGCGCTCGCCGCGACGGCCTGCGGCTACGGCTCCGACGCCAAGGACGACACGTCCGGCAAGACGAACGTCGCCGCCAAGGGCAAGAAGCTCTCCGCCGACACCGTGAAGATCGGTTACTTCGGCAACCTGACGCACGGCACCGCCCTCGTGGGCAACCAGAAGGGCTTCTTCCAGAAGGAGCTCCAGGGCACACAGGCCAAGTACCAGATCTTCAACGCGGGGCCGTCCGAGATCGAGGCGCTCAACGGCGGCTCCATCGACATCGGCTGGATCGGCCCCTCGCCGTCGATCAACGGCTTCACGAAGTCCCAGGGCAAGAGCCTGCGCATCATCGGCGGTTCGGCGTCCGGCGGTGTGAAGCTCGTGGTGAACCCGAAGAAGATCAAGTCCCTGGACGACGTCAAGGGCAAGAAGATCGCCACCCCGCAGCTCGGCAACACGCAGGACGTCGCGTTCCTCAACTGGATCGCCGAGAAGGGCTGGAAGGTCGACGCCAACAGCGGCAAGGGCGACGTCTCCGTGGTCCGTACGGACAACAAGATCACCCCGGACGCCTACAAGTCCGGCTCCGTCGACGGCGCCTGGGTACCGGAGCCGACCGCGTCCAAGCTCGTGGCCGAGGGCGGCAAGGTCCTCCTCGACGAGTCCGACCTGTGGCCCGACAAGAAGTTCGTGATCACGAACATCATCGTGTCGCAGAAGTTCCTCAAGGAGCACCCGGACGTCGTCGAGGCCGTGCTGCGCGGCTCGGTGAAGACGAACGCCTGGATCAACGCCAATCCGGACGAGGCGAAGGCCGCGGCCAACAAGCAGCTGGCGGCCGACTCCGGCAAGGCGCTGCCCGCGAACGTGCTCGACCCGGCCTGGAAGTCGATCCAGTTCACCGACGACCCGCTGGCCTCGACCCTCGGCACCGAGGCGACGCACGCGGTGAAGGCCGGCCTGCTGGAGAAGCCCGACCTCAAGGGCATCTACGACCTCGCGCCGCTGAACAAGGTCCTCAAGGCCGAGGGCAAGGGCGCGGTCGCCGACGCCGGCCTCGGCGTCAAGTAA
- a CDS encoding ABC transporter ATP-binding protein, with amino-acid sequence MATTLAKAADGGTRTTGHAARIEHVSKSFATPAGQQLVLDDITLDVAPGEFVTLLGASGCGKSTLLNLVAGLDRPSSGEISTQGRPALMFQEHALFPWLTAGKNIELALKLRGVPKADRRTRAEELLELVRLNGAYGKRVHELSGGMRQRVAMARALAQDSQLLLMDEPFAALDAITRDVLHDELTRIWRETNVSVLFVTHNVREAVRLAERVVLLSSRPGRVAHEWRVGIPQPRRIEDTAVAELSVEITEQLRGEIRRHGQH; translated from the coding sequence ATGGCAACGACCCTCGCCAAGGCCGCGGACGGCGGCACGCGGACCACCGGCCACGCCGCGCGGATCGAGCACGTCTCGAAGTCCTTCGCCACGCCCGCCGGGCAGCAGCTCGTCCTGGACGACATCACGCTCGATGTCGCTCCGGGCGAGTTCGTCACCCTCCTGGGAGCCTCGGGCTGCGGGAAGTCGACGCTGCTCAATCTGGTCGCGGGCCTCGACCGGCCCTCGTCCGGCGAGATCAGCACGCAGGGCCGGCCGGCCCTGATGTTCCAGGAGCACGCCCTCTTCCCGTGGCTGACCGCGGGCAAGAACATCGAACTGGCCCTGAAGCTGCGCGGCGTTCCGAAGGCGGACCGCCGCACGCGGGCGGAGGAGCTCCTGGAGCTCGTCCGCCTGAACGGCGCGTACGGCAAGCGGGTGCACGAGCTGTCGGGCGGTATGCGCCAGCGCGTGGCGATGGCCCGCGCGCTCGCGCAGGACAGCCAACTGCTGCTGATGGACGAGCCGTTCGCCGCGCTCGACGCCATCACGCGCGACGTGCTGCACGACGAGCTGACCCGCATCTGGCGCGAGACGAACGTCTCCGTCCTGTTCGTCACCCACAACGTCCGCGAGGCGGTACGCCTCGCGGAGCGGGTCGTACTGCTCTCGTCGCGGCCGGGCCGGGTGGCGCACGAGTGGCGGGTCGGCATTCCGCAGCCGCGCCGCATCGAGGACACCGCCGTGGCGGAACTGTCCGTCGAGATCACCGAACAACTGCGTGGGGAGATCCGCCGCCATGGCCAGCACTGA
- a CDS encoding ABC transporter permease, translated as MASTETTTAGKDTGAVKDTGAGQDLAGLEAGLDALDTVHTARTPLRQTLVQKVLPPLTAVLLVLVVWQGLVSFKIVDDPSKLPSPSAVWGEVSDAWLQGTLLDYIWTSVSRGLLGFLLALVIGTPLGLVVARVRFIRSAIGPILSGLQSLPSVAWVPPAVIWLGLDNKMMYAVILLGAVPSIANGLVSGVDQVPPLFLRAGRTLGATGLRHTWHIVLPAALPGYLAGLKQGWAFSWRSLMAAEIIASSPDLGIGLGQLLENGRNASSMSMVFLAIFLILIVGIAIDLLIFSPLERRVLRSRGLLVRS; from the coding sequence ATGGCCAGCACTGAGACGACGACCGCGGGCAAGGACACGGGCGCCGTCAAGGACACGGGCGCCGGGCAGGACCTGGCGGGTCTCGAAGCGGGGCTCGACGCCCTGGACACCGTGCACACCGCCCGTACCCCGCTGCGCCAGACGCTGGTCCAGAAGGTGCTGCCGCCGCTGACGGCGGTGCTCCTGGTCCTGGTGGTGTGGCAGGGACTGGTCTCGTTCAAGATCGTCGACGACCCGAGCAAGCTGCCCTCGCCGTCCGCGGTGTGGGGCGAGGTGTCCGACGCGTGGCTGCAGGGGACGCTTCTCGACTACATCTGGACGAGCGTGTCGCGCGGCCTGCTCGGCTTCCTGCTGGCACTCGTGATCGGCACCCCGCTCGGCCTGGTCGTCGCCCGGGTCCGGTTCATCCGGTCCGCGATCGGCCCGATCCTGTCCGGCCTCCAGTCGCTGCCCTCGGTCGCCTGGGTCCCGCCGGCCGTGATCTGGCTGGGCCTCGACAACAAGATGATGTACGCCGTGATCCTGCTCGGCGCGGTCCCCTCGATCGCCAACGGCCTGGTGTCGGGCGTCGACCAGGTGCCGCCGCTGTTCCTGCGGGCCGGCCGCACGCTCGGCGCGACGGGCCTGCGGCACACCTGGCACATCGTGCTCCCGGCCGCGCTGCCCGGCTATCTCGCGGGCCTGAAGCAGGGCTGGGCGTTCTCGTGGCGCTCGCTGATGGCCGCGGAGATCATCGCCTCGTCGCCCGACCTGGGCATCGGCCTCGGCCAGCTCCTGGAGAACGGCCGCAACGCCAGCTCCATGTCCATGGTCTTCCTCGCCATCTTCCTGATCCTGATCGTCGGCATCGCCATCGACCTGCTGATCTTCAGCCCCCTGGAGCGGCGCGTCCTGCGCAGCCGCGGCCTCCTGGTGAGGAGCTGA
- a CDS encoding sirohydrochlorin chelatase, which translates to MHQRPARPVLLVIAHGSRDPRHAATVHALVREVRALRPGLRVETGFLDFNVPSVNGVLESLAAEGVRDVVALPLLLTRAFHAKADIPAVLRQAPARLRIRQAEVLGPSPLLTAALERRLYQAGLTPADKPTTGVVLASAGSTDPEAIAVIAEIAREWRHTGWCAVRPAFASASLPRTEDAVAGLRAEGVRRVAVAPYVLAPGHLPDRIARGASRADVLADVLGPAPEVARLLVRRYEAATVRELVAVGA; encoded by the coding sequence ATGCACCAGCGCCCCGCCCGCCCGGTCCTGCTCGTGATCGCTCACGGCAGCCGCGACCCGCGCCATGCCGCGACGGTCCACGCGCTCGTACGCGAAGTACGGGCGCTGCGGCCGGGGCTGCGCGTGGAGACGGGGTTCCTGGACTTCAACGTCCCCTCGGTGAACGGCGTCCTGGAGTCCCTGGCGGCGGAGGGCGTGCGCGACGTGGTCGCCCTCCCCCTGCTCCTGACGCGCGCGTTCCACGCGAAGGCGGACATCCCGGCGGTCCTGCGGCAGGCCCCGGCCCGGCTGCGGATCCGCCAGGCGGAGGTGCTCGGCCCCTCCCCACTCCTGACGGCAGCGCTCGAACGCCGCCTCTACCAGGCCGGGCTCACCCCGGCCGACAAGCCCACGACCGGGGTCGTCCTGGCCTCGGCGGGCTCCACAGACCCGGAGGCGATCGCAGTGATCGCTGAAATCGCGCGGGAGTGGCGGCACACCGGTTGGTGCGCCGTGCGACCTGCGTTCGCCTCCGCATCTCTGCCCCGCACGGAGGACGCCGTGGCTGGGCTGCGCGCCGAGGGCGTCCGCCGGGTGGCGGTGGCCCCCTACGTCCTGGCCCCCGGCCACCTCCCGGACCGCATCGCCCGCGGCGCCTCCCGAGCGGACGTCCTCGCGGACGTACTGGGCCCGGCACCGGAGGTGGCGCGGCTGCTTGTGCGGCGCTATGAGGCAGCGACCGTACGGGAGTTGGTGGCGGTGGGCGCGTGA
- a CDS encoding mycothiol-dependent nitroreductase Rv2466c family protein: MKTTTDHAASRPDATSAPRVDFYFDPACPFAWITSRWMLEVERERALDIRFHPMSLYLHNIGNELPDWYRELVDRSIGPVRVAVAAAEQHGEKVLRDLYTAFGTRIHEEKNEDFDQVVADSLAELGLPAELARAANDPAYDEAVRRSHDAGKEPGSDGYVGTPTIHVDGTVWFGPVLRAIPRGQEAARLFDSFRTLATHPDLFELKRTRTGGLDFS; the protein is encoded by the coding sequence ATGAAGACGACGACCGATCACGCAGCGTCTCGCCCAGACGCCACCTCAGCGCCCCGCGTGGACTTCTACTTCGACCCTGCCTGCCCCTTCGCGTGGATCACCTCGCGCTGGATGCTGGAGGTGGAACGTGAACGCGCGCTCGACATCCGCTTCCACCCCATGAGCCTCTACCTGCACAACATCGGCAACGAACTCCCCGACTGGTACCGGGAACTGGTCGACAGGTCGATCGGCCCGGTGCGGGTCGCGGTGGCCGCGGCCGAACAGCACGGCGAGAAGGTGCTCCGGGACCTCTACACGGCCTTCGGCACCCGCATCCACGAGGAGAAGAACGAGGACTTCGACCAGGTCGTCGCCGACTCACTGGCGGAGCTGGGCCTCCCCGCCGAACTCGCCCGGGCCGCGAACGACCCGGCGTACGACGAAGCGGTCCGCCGTAGCCACGACGCCGGCAAGGAGCCCGGCTCCGACGGCTATGTGGGCACACCCACGATCCACGTCGACGGCACGGTGTGGTTCGGCCCGGTACTGCGCGCGATCCCGCGCGGCCAGGAAGCGGCCCGCCTCTTCGACAGCTTCCGCACCTTGGCGACCCACCCCGACCTCTTCGAACTGAAGCGGACGAGGACCGGGGGTCTGGACTTCTCCTGA
- a CDS encoding TIGR03086 family metal-binding protein, producing the protein MENEYTSMKECAAEAGRVASRGVDAGRLPEPSGCGDRDVRALVNHWVLCTPARPGAPGPAHEAPRRATARDFAADTGWADAYAVQLERAVAAWADPRVWEGEIDLGFATTPAPEIAGLLIAELALHGWDVARATGQKFQVSDDTAASCSESSRRTPRSTAGTTASPMWSRCRMARPCSTARSS; encoded by the coding sequence ATGGAAAACGAGTACACCTCCATGAAGGAATGCGCCGCGGAGGCCGGCAGGGTCGCGTCGCGGGGCGTCGATGCGGGCCGCCTGCCCGAGCCGAGCGGGTGCGGCGACCGGGACGTCCGCGCCCTCGTCAACCACTGGGTCCTCTGCACCCCGGCACGGCCTGGAGCACCGGGCCCTGCGCACGAGGCTCCCCGACGAGCCACCGCCCGTGACTTCGCGGCCGATACCGGCTGGGCCGACGCGTACGCCGTGCAGCTCGAACGGGCCGTCGCCGCGTGGGCGGACCCGCGGGTCTGGGAGGGCGAGATCGACCTCGGCTTCGCGACGACGCCCGCACCGGAGATCGCCGGACTGCTCATCGCCGAACTCGCCCTCCACGGCTGGGACGTGGCCCGCGCCACCGGCCAGAAGTTCCAGGTCTCGGACGACACGGCCGCCTCCTGCTCGGAGTCATCGAGGCGAACGCCGAGGAGTACCGCCGGCACGACGGCTTCGCCGATGTGGTCCCGGTGCCGTATGGCGCGCCCGTGTTCCACCGCGCGCTCATCCTGA
- a CDS encoding ketopantoate reductase family protein — MRYLIIGAGAVGGAIGGRLAQAGHDVVLVARGKQYEALRDHGLRLVTPDGPHIHRLPVVAGPGELGELSPDDVLVLAVKTQDSVAALEAWAGRPVAGGGTAAERLPLVCAQNGVESERLALRLFRRVYGMCVWLPATFVEPGVVSAAGTQLTGILHIGRYPGGTDETAHRISADLEKSFFEAPVVPDVMRWKYAKLLGNLANAIEAVSGVITSEEGLALHGRARAEGEAVLASAGIAFASKEEEKESRGDKIRFEPFDGSERSGGSSWQSLSRGTGTIESDYLNGEMGLLGRLHGVPTPVNDALQSVANRFAREGRPAGSMPITELISKAAAATR; from the coding sequence ATGCGTTACCTCATCATCGGAGCAGGAGCGGTCGGCGGCGCCATCGGCGGCCGGCTCGCACAGGCCGGGCACGACGTCGTCCTCGTCGCCCGCGGCAAGCAGTACGAGGCACTGCGGGACCACGGGCTGCGGCTCGTCACTCCCGACGGCCCGCACATCCACCGTCTCCCGGTCGTCGCCGGGCCCGGGGAGCTCGGCGAACTGAGCCCGGACGACGTGCTCGTGCTCGCGGTGAAGACCCAGGACAGCGTCGCCGCGCTCGAAGCGTGGGCCGGGCGGCCGGTCGCCGGAGGCGGCACCGCCGCCGAGCGGCTGCCGCTGGTCTGCGCGCAGAACGGAGTGGAGAGCGAGCGTCTCGCGCTGCGGCTCTTCCGGCGCGTGTACGGCATGTGCGTGTGGCTGCCCGCCACGTTCGTCGAGCCCGGTGTCGTGTCCGCCGCGGGCACTCAGCTCACCGGCATCCTGCACATCGGCCGGTACCCGGGAGGCACCGACGAGACCGCCCACCGCATCTCCGCCGACCTGGAGAAGTCCTTCTTCGAGGCACCCGTCGTGCCCGACGTGATGCGCTGGAAGTACGCCAAGCTCCTCGGCAACCTGGCCAACGCGATCGAGGCCGTGTCCGGGGTGATCACCAGCGAGGAGGGGCTCGCCCTCCACGGGCGGGCCCGTGCGGAGGGCGAGGCCGTGCTCGCCTCGGCGGGCATCGCGTTCGCCTCCAAGGAGGAGGAGAAGGAGTCCCGCGGCGACAAGATCCGCTTCGAGCCCTTCGACGGCTCGGAGCGCAGCGGCGGCTCGTCCTGGCAGTCCCTCAGCCGCGGCACGGGCACCATCGAGTCCGACTACCTCAACGGCGAGATGGGCCTGCTCGGACGGCTGCACGGCGTTCCGACCCCGGTCAACGACGCCCTCCAGTCGGTGGCCAACCGCTTCGCCCGCGAGGGCCGCCCGGCCGGATCAATGCCGATCACGGAACTCATCTCAAAGGCCGCCGCGGCGACGCGGTAG
- a CDS encoding nuclear transport factor 2 family protein encodes MPELDAVDAAIEGELRLLDPAVRRSPELLGALLHPDYFEFGVSGRRWDRASIIAELSSTAELGVRPLTVSRMKGVRLGPGLVHLTFDTDRNGVCAHRSSLWRQGVEGWLLYFHQGTPFSRE; translated from the coding sequence GTGCCTGAGCTCGACGCCGTCGACGCCGCCATCGAGGGTGAACTGCGGCTGCTCGACCCGGCCGTGCGCCGCTCCCCGGAGCTGCTCGGCGCGCTGCTGCACCCCGACTACTTCGAGTTCGGCGTGTCGGGCCGCCGCTGGGACCGCGCCTCGATCATCGCCGAGCTCTCCTCGACGGCCGAGCTGGGCGTGCGGCCCCTCACCGTCTCGCGGATGAAGGGCGTGCGGCTCGGCCCCGGGCTCGTCCATCTGACCTTCGACACCGACCGCAACGGGGTCTGCGCACACCGCAGTTCACTGTGGCGGCAGGGCGTCGAGGGCTGGCTGCTGTACTTCCATCAAGGGACGCCGTTCAGCCGGGAGTGA
- a CDS encoding DUF1697 domain-containing protein, producing MATKAYAALLRGINVGGSRKVPMARLRPLIEGLGHGGVRTYLQSGNATFTSDHGDEATLAAELSTAIEKEFGFGVDVIVREHAYLASVVDACPFPAASLEGKQLHVTYFSGPVDPERFASVDPAEFAPEDFRLGPRELYLYAPEGLGRSKLGAVLSRPSLNKGLIATSRNWNTVVKLVEMTGA from the coding sequence ATGGCGACAAAGGCGTACGCGGCACTGCTCCGCGGGATCAATGTGGGCGGCAGCAGAAAGGTCCCGATGGCGCGGCTTCGCCCCCTGATCGAAGGGCTCGGGCACGGCGGCGTACGGACGTATCTGCAGAGCGGCAACGCGACGTTCACCAGCGACCACGGCGACGAGGCGACCCTGGCCGCCGAGCTGAGCACGGCCATCGAGAAGGAGTTCGGCTTCGGCGTGGACGTGATCGTGCGCGAGCACGCCTACCTTGCGTCGGTCGTGGACGCATGCCCCTTCCCCGCCGCCTCGCTCGAGGGCAAGCAGCTGCACGTCACCTACTTCTCCGGGCCCGTCGACCCCGAGCGGTTCGCCTCCGTCGACCCGGCCGAGTTCGCCCCCGAGGACTTCCGGCTCGGCCCGCGCGAGCTGTACCTCTACGCCCCCGAGGGCCTCGGCCGCTCGAAGCTCGGCGCCGTGCTCTCCCGTCCGTCCCTGAACAAGGGCCTCATCGCCACCTCCCGCAACTGGAACACCGTCGTCAAGCTCGTGGAGATGACCGGTGCCTGA
- a CDS encoding S8 family peptidase, whose protein sequence is MATHKRARNTMKLTAAIATAATAAGVIVFAGSLAGASTPAEGKVYGLDAKGAVSGSYIVLLDQKTDKNGKQDLAKEYGGQLKRAYSSAVNGFSVNGLSETEAKRLAADSSVAKVVQNKKFHIDATQDNPPSWGLDRIDQADTAGDKKYTYPDSAGEGVTAYVIDTGVRVSHKDFGGRATSGFDAIDNDDNADDGNGHGTHVAGTIAGDAHGVAKKAKIVAVRVLDNEGSGTTEQVVAGIDWVTKNHQGPSVANMSLGGGADEALDAAVQKAIASGVTFAVAAGNESTDASAGSPARVKEAITVASSTKDDEQSDFSNYGSVVDIYAPGSDITSDWNTGDDATNTISGTSMATPHVVGAAAVYLSGHPDATPADVSKALTDGATPDKISNASEGTPNKLLKIVE, encoded by the coding sequence ATGGCAACTCACAAGCGTGCCCGCAACACGATGAAGCTCACCGCGGCGATAGCCACCGCTGCCACCGCGGCCGGCGTGATCGTCTTCGCGGGCTCCCTGGCCGGCGCCTCGACCCCCGCCGAGGGCAAGGTCTACGGGCTCGACGCCAAGGGCGCCGTCTCCGGCAGCTACATCGTGCTGCTGGACCAGAAGACCGACAAGAACGGCAAGCAGGACCTCGCCAAGGAGTACGGCGGCCAGCTGAAGCGCGCCTACTCCTCCGCCGTCAACGGATTCTCCGTGAACGGCCTTTCGGAGACCGAGGCCAAGCGCCTCGCCGCCGATTCGTCGGTCGCCAAGGTCGTCCAGAACAAGAAGTTCCACATTGATGCCACCCAGGACAACCCGCCGTCGTGGGGCCTGGACCGCATCGACCAGGCGGACACCGCGGGCGACAAGAAGTACACGTACCCGGACAGCGCCGGTGAGGGCGTGACCGCGTACGTCATCGACACCGGCGTCCGTGTCAGCCACAAGGACTTCGGCGGCCGCGCCACCTCCGGCTTCGACGCCATCGACAACGACGACAACGCCGACGACGGCAACGGCCACGGCACGCACGTCGCCGGGACCATCGCCGGTGACGCGCACGGCGTCGCCAAGAAGGCGAAGATCGTCGCCGTCCGCGTCCTCGACAACGAGGGCTCGGGCACCACCGAGCAGGTCGTCGCGGGCATCGACTGGGTCACCAAGAACCACCAGGGCCCGTCCGTCGCCAACATGTCCCTCGGCGGCGGCGCCGACGAGGCGCTCGACGCGGCCGTCCAGAAGGCCATCGCCTCCGGCGTCACCTTCGCGGTCGCCGCGGGCAACGAGTCGACCGACGCGTCCGCCGGGTCCCCGGCCCGCGTCAAGGAGGCCATCACCGTCGCCTCCTCCACCAAGGACGACGAGCAGTCCGACTTCTCCAACTACGGCTCCGTCGTGGACATCTACGCCCCCGGCTCGGACATCACCTCCGACTGGAACACCGGCGACGACGCCACCAACACCATCTCCGGTACGTCGATGGCGACCCCCCACGTCGTGGGCGCCGCCGCCGTCTACCTGAGCGGCCACCCGGACGCGACGCCCGCGGACGTCTCCAAGGCACTGACCGACGGCGCGACCCCCGACAAGATCTCCAACGCGAGCGAGGGCACGCCGAACAAGCTCCTCAAGATCGTCGAGTAG